The DNA sequence agaagaagaactcatAAGAGCCTTGAAAGTTGCCTTTTGGTGCATCCAAGATGAGATATTCATGAGACCAACAATGGGGGAAGTGGTGAGAATGTTGGAAGGATCAGTTGGCATCAACATGCCACCAATGCCCCAAACGGTTTTGGAGTTAATTGATGAAGGCCTAGATCATGTGTACAAGGCAACGAAGAGAGAATTCAATCACTTCAGCTCCTTCACCATCAATacccatccttcttcatctcaaGCTACATGTAGTAACTCCACAATGTCCCCTAGATAGTCAACTAGAAATCGTGTTATAACCGACCATATTTAGTTAGTCTTGTACGCAAGCTCAGTTATAGTTCATCAAAGTTGACATTCAGTTACTGCATTAATTCTTTCTTTTACTCATGTTCATATTATTCATTCAGAAAAACCTAGGAAATTAATAGTATTGGATTGCATAAACTCGATCAATATAGACTGGCAGATACATATTTATATAGTCAAGGTATAAGGATGGATGTCCTTTTGTTCTTCAAATAGTAAACAGATTGAAATTCTAGACGTGATTCTTGATGGAGGAGCTGTATCCATCAAGATCAAGATCAGCATAATACTTGGACCAAAGCATGACACCTCGATACTTAGCCGAATTTTTAATATGCGGAAGGACTTGTGAGTTGAGATCAGAAGCAGGAATAAAACCGCTACCAGCAGCCTGAGGTGCAGCAGGCAACCCCAAGAAAATCTTATGTGCAGGGATGGCTGACGTCCACTGCTTCCAAGCACTTTCGAGATTAGCCACATTGCCGGAAGTGTACTGACAGGGAGGGTTGTTGTAGAACTGAACCCAAACATTGTCAAAGAGGCCGGTCTTAAGTGCATTTCCAACCCAAGCATCAGGAAAGGGACATTGTGGGGCAGCAGTCAAGTAAACTTTCTTGCCTCTCTTGCTATATCCAGATAGGTACTTAGCAAGGTCATCCCAATGTTGGTCAGTCCCTCCTTCAATATCAAAGTAAATTCCATCCAATACTGCAGCTCCCAACGGCCTCGACGAGGAATGCCCTCCCAAGAAGTTCCACAAGTTGCAACTTGCCTTGCATCATCAACTGAAGCTAGAGTAGCTCCCAGAAGCTCCTCCTATGGAGAGTATGACTTTAATCCCCTTGGCTTGTCATGACTTGATTTCTGGGCTCAATTTGGTGCATTCATCGGTCGTTGGGTCACAGTGACCGGCTAGGTTGATGGCGGGGGTTTGGCCATTGCCGAATGTGGTGAGAAAAGCTATGTTTACAAATTGTTAATTCCCCGAAGCACATGTTTCAGCCAATGTGCCTTCGTTACCATTCTGACCCCAATATATTGCGATTCCACCGGCTTTAGCACCGAGAGTCAGCACTAGTGTCACTAAAGAGAGCAATGCTAGGGACATTGTGGATTTTGAAGCCATAGTTTCAAGTAGTTTGTGGAAGTTTTGGTGAGAAATGATATGAAAGAGGTGGTGTTATATAAAggcagagaaaaagagagagagctaTTGCCGTAGGGTAGGTATTGTGATTTGTGACATTATGTTCATTGAAGCGTGACATTACATTTACGCAGCTGCAGGTCTTTCTTTGTAGTCTAGTTATTTTATAGTTTGTAAATCAAAGGCACGAGTGAGTTGATATGAAATGCACTGTCTATATGTTGGGGTTTAAAAATGCTTCACTACTCTGGAGATGTTTATCTCACAAAGAATAATGTAACGCAGCGGAATtgataggcaagagaaagaaagaattctcaaagtactacacaaggtttttattcactcacaaacttagtacaagaggaaacactcaaacactcttagaagctttgttgcttcttcttacttcttacttgacactctcacttcttactacttgctctcttggttgttttttttacaaatggtgtggatgccttctccttttataggcatggatggaaccttggagaagcatgaaaacatcatgctagagatatctagataattccactaccttcctaagctagaattatctacactaatcttgtatgttggtggaatcctcaccattcttctagactcttccaccaacttgaactttgctagaattctctaACATGTGcatggattttttttgtgtatgggccggatcaattatctttgggccaagacaagattacaattcaacaCTATATGCATTTGTCCAGCTGTACTTCAATAATTATACATTGTGTATCCGTTAATACCTGAAGTTATATAACAATTTTGGAACTAATCAAATGTGGTTTTATTTTCGGACGTTGTTATATAACCTTTCTTTCCTCCAAAAGAAAAGTCCTACGGATAGGGGAACAAGCGCTGCAGAATTTGTATCTTATATAGAATTAGGATAAGATTACACTCAAGGAAATGAAAGGAAAGAATATGTCCAcagaaatattaatttttttatacaacgatatatCTACATCAAGGGTGGCATAATGAATTGTTTTGGGCTAGCGATTCGCAAGTtccgaacttaagacctctcattcACAAATAAATAGGAATAtcattaaaccctaaaccatagTACGTACCAAGTGGCCCACACAAAGATGAGTTAGAAAACCCTTAGTTTGGAGGAGCTTGCCAGGATGGCTTGAAAGCTAGTGAATGCGATCCCGCCCTCCATCAGCCGCTGTGTGAGCTTTGCTCCTTTTAGCTGGAGAGAATTTATTCACAAACATGGCAACTAACAAGTGATATGGGGTGCAAGTAATTGCATTGGAATTCATACTGTGTGATTGAAAAGTTTAGGGTTCCTGTGACCCATTTTTTGTTGCAAATCGATGTCATGTTCAAACGTTCATCTTTACTGTTGCAATTTAAATGTTGGAAATAAATTTGGAGTCCAACACAGGAAACAAAGGCTGAGGGAACTTAACAAATCAGGATTTGAGGGAAACTATAACATATAAAAAGGCTTAGAGGTTGACTAAGCAGatgtgaaaattttaagttaatCCCTTCTGTACAATTTAGCTAGTGGGACCAAAAGTATAGGATGTTCTTGTTCTGCGGCGTATGGAATAAACGGCATACAAAGAAGAAACAAGCACGTTGATTTGTTTATGTACGTTAGGGATCTAAATGTTGTTATTATAAAGAGGTctgggaaattggccaaaaataccaattttcaaatttgcatCAGCTTTTTAAGTATGTCGTCGATATCTGATTGTTAAGTCAATAATCTCTGACCGTTATGTTGTTGATATTTAATTTTGACCAGTCTATCAATTGGGATTGATTACGATCATTTTAACCAATTTCCAAAGAAATTTTAATTGATGATTGATGATGAGCATTCTCACATAAGCAAACTACCATAATATTATGAATGTTTGGAATCTTTAGCATTTGCTTATTGTCTTAAAAGGGGGACAGAAGAGGGGGACCAATTGGTTTCAAGTCACTCTCCTTTTCTGGGTTGTCACTAAATCCTGGGTTCATGTCGAGTTCTTTCTCCGACATCCCCGGGGACCCCTGTCTACTTTTACTTGTTTTCGTAGCGATTTGTTTTATTAAATGGTTCAGTTTGGACTAAAAGGATGCAAATTTTCTGAAAATTAATTTGAGCATGAGAAGATACTGCTAGTAGTGGATGAAAAAGCTTGAGATTTCCTCGCCAGGAAAACTTTGTgatattttcttgtttcttttctgCTACAGATTGATTCCTTCCATTTGTGTGTAGGATTTCACTGCTGTCCTTGCATTGTAATATACTAGAGGACCATGCGAATGCTTGCCTAGCCAATTCTGATATCTGAAAATATTCTGTTGTCTTAAATTTGTATAATTTTCTACAAGGATAATCAATGAATCATATACTAAAATATAAACGGTTTTAATCGTTGAAAAAATTGTGGAAGGAGCATCACCGAGTAGAGAAATGAAACTTGAATACATAGAAAGACACACATCTCATTGAGTCCATGTGATTACGTCTACACTTGCAAGAAATTTTATAAGTTGTGCATGAATTTTGAATAGTGTGATCTATAGAAGTCATGGGTAATCATGATGTTTGAACTTTTCtatccttttcttctctttcatttttccctTTAGTAGCCAGGTGTGGTCTATTGAACCTAACAAAGGAAACACCTCAGGTTCTGGTTTCTCTTTTCCTCATGCTCATGGTCCAATGTATCTGCTGTCTGTATGCATAGGCTTAAAGCACTAATAAACGTTTCCCTTTTCCCCCCTAAATTTGTGTTGATTTACCCGGCACGCAAAACGCAAAGATTAATGGGTGTAACTAGAGATTTATCAAACATTTTTATAACGCTAGATATGTGATCACATGATGagagagtgaaaaaaaaaaagaataaattcttgattagttgtatgaTAAAACCTCCCCAGAATACTTGCTAATAACAGGTCTGCCCTTTCTAGAACCTAATTACATCTTTGCGACATTGATAACTATTCAGAACACACTATAGTTGCATACAGCATATAATGATTGCGACATAATAGAATAGTATTATACATTGTTTAGGCTGAGGTAGCTCGCAAGTGAACATCTTATGCTGAAATCATCCTCTCAAAACTGGTCTAAACCCTTCCCAAACTTTTTGATAAATACAATGTAACACCAAATCTCGATTagaaaaaataacataaaaattagACAATGACATCTTTCTAAACAAATTCAACTAACATTTTCTCGAATACATATAGTACAGGTAATGTTACATGAGGTCCAATATCCTAGTGGATAGAAAGTTGAGTTTCTATTCACCTGTCTTTGGTTCGAAACTCCCTCATtctctaaattattgtaatagtttcgaatcatTCTCCCCCtctattaataataatatgtacattaaaaaacaataatatactTGTGAGAGAATATGGGTTGGAATTGGATAAATAATGGAGCTTGTACAGACGTGCATGAATCTGCTTGCCTTATACACTAATATCTGTGTGTAATTACTTCTACATTTAGGAACTTATTTTGATTAAGCTCGTAGCCAAATCCGGCTTATAAATTAATCGAGCATGCATGAAcctgtttgaattttttttttattttatttaatttgaaagcaaaataaaaatgtaaaaataaaacatcatCTTTGTCAACTTTTAAGAAGAATTAAAAGGAAAAGCGGGGTTAACTACTGATGCAGACACAACATTATAGATGCTTGTGGGGGCTCACATTTCTCTGTTTCTTTCctccttttctctttttctaaATTATCAAAACTCAGTGTCTCTTGCCCGACAACCACATACACAACTGTTGGAGAGAGGAGAAGGAGAGAAGTGAGGGAGGATATTgaggtgtatatatatatggagcAGGACATATGTTCCACATGCAAGAGTGCCTGATCTGCTAGAAATTAGCAAATTTTCCAGCCTTTTTGTATGTTCATATCTTTCTCATACAAGTTTGAAAGCCATGGAAGCATCCCAGCCTCTTTCCATTGAAAGCTTTTCATATAGTTGGTTAGTAAACCTTAAACCAGCTTCTCTGGAGAGCCTTGACAACTCTGTCAGAACCTCGCTTGATGCGTACGATGAGGCTTCCTTCATCGAGATGGACCCAACAATGCCGCCCTCTCAGAGGTTCTTTATGAATTCCCAGCAGGATTTCAAATTTGACTTCCCAGCTGCCATTTCACAATCTCCTCTCACTACCCTTGTTCATGCTGATGAGCTCATTTCCAACGGCTATGTTTTGCCTCTTTCTGTTGAGTCCTTAATGAAGATGGAGGCATATCATCGTGACGAGGCCTCAAATTCCAGTCCACTCCCTTCCCATTTACAAAAAGATGCTGCTCCAACCGGTAATCATAATTCTAGAGATTGCTCTAAATCATTGAGGAGGTGTAGAAGATTGTCGCGACGAATATTCGAGAAGTACTTGAATTTTCTTAGGCCCTTGTACAAAAGGATCAGAGGTGATCACAACCATCAACACAAAGCAAATCCTAAAGGTGGAAATCTTGATAAAAGGAGCCATTCGGTAAAGAACTGCAGGGTGCGTTCATCGGAAACTAGTCAATCTCCAAGAATAAGTATAGCATATTCCGCCGATGATTGGCGGATGTCATGTGATTCTGAGAGCTCAATCTATGAGGCAGTTATCCATTGCAAAAGATCCATAGGTATGTTACTTTTTTCTTCACTTAATTTTTTCATCAGTCTcatattttctccatttttaagaaaaaatgagCCACTTAACTAATATCTGTTGAAACATTGTTAATTTCAGGAAATTAAATGGACTCAGGGATGCGATACAAAGCAGATCAATAGGAGAaagggagaggaagaagaattcACATGGGAAGAGTGGAAATGAGAGGTCACAAGTCCAGAAGATCATCAGCCACTTGTTCTTTGTCATCTTCCTCACTCTCTCCATATATATTTCCCGGATGataatgtaaattaattttgtttttgaggATAGTGGCCATGAACATTTCCTTATTCctgtaatatatataaaataatttacagcaggattgttttggttttgttcaGTTTAAATGctatgaaatataaaaaatgaagcAGGCCACCAGACTTTAGAACCAAAAGATTTGATACGACAAATccatctactttttttttttttttttttttttaaggagacAACTGGTGATAAGTCACGGTTATCCATTCATTCCGAGGGctgggaagactcacagaggcatttcaactTCCTCTGACCACAAGTTTGATTTTCACACTAACAGCAGATTTCGAACTCGAGACCTTCAATCTACTTCATTTCAATTATGTAATTATAATCTTTTCTAGTTGGAAATAGTAATATGAAATTCATATCCATTTGCGCCCTTTGTCAGTCCTTTCTCTCTTTCTGCTCCACGTGCCACAACACACATATTTTGTAATATCAACAAGCAGAATATTACCAtttctttttttactttgaTATTTCAAAGATGCGTTTATAACAAATCGTTAATCTATCTACAACAAGCTATAATACGTCATAACTTGTTATCGAACTTACTACATGTACCTCTAAGACTGTATTTAAAGAAGTAGAAACTCCTGTCATTAGACTAACTAATCATCAGCCAAACAAAATGTTTAATTAAGCATGCCCCTGTGGACTGTGAACAATATGAACGAATAGAGATTTTGAtattaggaataatttgattggatATGATATTGATTGGATATGATAACTGATCGTCCTTGAATATTCTTCATAATTCAGATTTTGCATCTTAATCAAAATCTTGATTTTCAGCAAAAACAAATTGGGAAAAGTGTACATCAATTGTGAAAGATAGAAAgattctttgtttatttttctctatTATCTCGGGGTGCAAACTGTGGGAAAGAGACTTGTAATAGAGGAAAAGTATTATtgtgagggaaaaaaaaagaaaaaagaaagagggtAACATGGCATAGAGTTTGTCGAGTTTGAGACTCGAGAGACATATGGAATGTACTTTTGGACTCATTTTTGAAGTAATCAATAGTATGGTCGACCATATGGATTGTTTGCAACATAATCCTATCCACGGGTTCCTTGTGCCCATTTACCAACAATATTGCAGCATACATTTGTGATTTTGTGCTCATATATTGTAGTGATGCTGCTACAAAAACAGACCAAAATGCTTTGTTTGATGATTCATTTGATTGAATTGATTATTAATTTCACATTGGAAAGATCCTCGTAGTCATGGAGAATGCATTGAACCCTGTTAGAATTCTTATGTCCCACATCGGTCAGAAGGCttgagaacaagctcttttattagaattaccccactctaactaataccgaatccttttgtgataaaaccccacacctgacggattgagcaggtggccaagtggggacagtatcggtattgttggagtgggcccatggcccgtctacctgaaatttaagatggtattagagccaggggacgggcccgtactgccacgtgaACGGGTGGGTCCCCTTTGACCCCGTGCGAATGGGTGAGCCCTGACTTGGTTCCACGTAGGCCAAGAGATGCCACGTgaatgggtgggtccccattggccccgcaCGAACGGGTGAGCCCTGACTTGGCTCCACACAGTTACCGATGTGTGGAActtcacgtgtgacccataaaatagggtctcacgtgcgggggagtgttagaattcttctgtcccacatcggccagaaggcttgagaacaagcccatagaattaccccactctaactaacaccgaggccttttgtgataaaaccccacacttgaTGGATTGAGCAGGTGgccaagtggggacagtatcagtGTTGTTAGAGTGGGCCCATGACCCGTCTACCTGAAATTTAAGAAATCCCAAAAAGATaggcaattttttttaacaaagtgaTTTATTTTGAATTACCCCTACTCATGAAGAGGGGAATACAAACTCGGTTTCAAGAGGTGAACGAAACACATTAACCTGATCAACTAAACTAATCCAACATTTAAAAATAGATGGTAAGAGTAAAAACGGATTGGTCCCCTTTAAGCACATGCATGCCTATTTGTTGTCTCAATCAGTTGAAGAAGCTGAGTTTTGGGTGTGGCCTAATATTAGCCAGTGGGTAATGGGGTATGATGGTAAGAGAAATGAGG is a window from the Pyrus communis chromosome 16, drPyrComm1.1, whole genome shotgun sequence genome containing:
- the LOC137721398 gene encoding probable membrane-associated kinase regulator 6, yielding MEASQPLSIESFSYSWLVNLKPASLESLDNSVRTSLDAYDEASFIEMDPTMPPSQRFFMNSQQDFKFDFPAAISQSPLTTLVHADELISNGYVLPLSVESLMKMEAYHRDEASNSSPLPSHLQKDAAPTGNHNSRDCSKSLRRCRRLSRRIFEKYLNFLRPLYKRIRGDHNHQHKANPKGGNLDKRSHSVKNCRVRSSETSQSPRISIAYSADDWRMSCDSESSIYEAVIHCKRSIGN